The Gemmatimonadota bacterium DH-78 region CGAGGCCGAGGTGCAGTCCGACGACCGCCTCAACTTCGGCAACGACGACGGACGCAACGGCGACCTCCGGCTCGATCAGTCGGAGCGGGTGCGCGGCACCGCCCTCTTCCTGCGGGGCGGCACTTCCCTCGGCGCGCTGGAAGTGCAGGGCGCGGTGCGCTGGGACGCTGTGGCCTTCCGCGTGGACGACCATTTCGTGGCCGAGGGCGACCCGGACGACTCGGGACGCCGCACCCTCGACGCGCTCAGCCCCTCGATCGGGGTGCTGCTGCCGGTGGGATCGGTGGGGCTCTTCGGATCGGTGGCCTCGTTTCTGGAGACCCCGACCACCACCGAGCTCGCGAACCGCCCCGAGGGGTCGGGAGGCTTCAATCCGGACATCGAACCCACCCGGGGGTGGACGGCGGAGGTCGGAGCCCGCGGCACCGCCGGCGCCCGGCTCGGCTGGGAGATCGTGGCGTTTCGCACCGCCCTCGACGACGAGCTCGTGCCCTTCGAGGTGCCGTCCGACCCGGGCCGCACCTTCTTCCGCAACGCCGGCACCTCCACGCACCGCGGCGTGGAACTGGCGCTGAACGGCCGCCTCGGCGCCGGCGTCGCATTTCGCAGCGCGCTCACGCACGTCGATGCCCGCTTCGACGAGGGGCCCACCGAGGCGTCCGACGGCGAGGTGATCCCCGGGCGGGTGCCGACCCGCTTCGAGACGCGAGTCACCGTGCAGCGCTCGGCCTTCAACGCCGAGGTCGACCTCAGCTGGGCCGACGAGATGCCCGTCGACGACGCCGGTGAGTCGGTGGCACCGAGCTGGTTCCGCACCGACCTGCGCGTGGGGCTCGAGCCGCTTCGTTCCGGCGGAGCGGTGATCGAGCCCTGGGCCGAGATCGGAAACCTCTTCGACGCCAGCTACGTGGGATCGGTCACCGTCAACGCCTTCGGAGGGCGCTACTACGAGCCCGCTCCGGGACGAACGCTGTCGGTGGGACTCCGGGTCGGCTTCCGGCCCTGAGGGCGCGGCTCCCGGAACGATCAGCCCGGGAGCCGCAACTCCAACCGCCGACCGCGACGGAGCACCGTCAGCAGAGGCGTCGATTCGGCCGCGGAGAGCGCCGACCGCAACTGGTCGACCGTCGTCACCCGACGGCCGCGTACCGCGATGATCACGTCGCCCGGGGTGAGCCCCGCGTCGCCGGCCGGGGTGCCCTCGGCCACATCGGTCACCAGCAGGCCGTCCTCCGCCTGAAAGTAGGTGGCGAGCTCACCGGTCAGCGGCGTGAACTCGGCGCCGGCCACCCGATTCAGCCCCGCCACGTAGGGGGCCAGCGGCCGCACCGTCCGCTCGGTTTCCGGGGAGCGCGGCGTGACCACCCCCACGGCGTTCGGCGCGGGGGGCCGGGCGACGCGGTCCGGAGTGGTCGACACCACCACCCGCAGCGAGTCGGCCCGCAGCGGTCCCCGCCCGCGGGTCGAATCGGTGTGGAAGGCCCAGGCGGTGAACGCCTGGGGCGTGCGGGAGTCGCCGGTGGAGGTCCACTCGAACACGCCGTCGCCGGTGCGGATCACCCAGGTGCCGACCCCCGCTTCCTGCCGCACTTCCACCTCGCGCACCGAGTCGGCCTCGATCCGCTTCAACTCCACGCGGAAGGGCATCTCGGAGGGCAGCGTTCGCTCGACCGAGTCGAGGCGGGCGAGAAAGGCCACCCGGGTGGAGTCGAGGGCGATCTGAAGCTGCTGCGGCCCCAGCACCTCGGCGCCCGGCCGGGCGCTGGCCTCGAGCGAGAGGTCGAACTGCCGGGCTCCGCGCCGCACCGTCAGCGCCACCGGATCACCCGGCACCAGTCGCTGGGCGAGGCTCTGAAAGCGATCGAGGCGGAGCGGGAGCCCGTTCAAGCCCACCACCACGTCGCCCGGCCGGATCCCGGCCGCCCAGGCCGGCCCGCCGCGGTAGACGTCGGTGATCGTGAGCTGCGAGGCCTGGGCGTTCGAGCCGTCGGCCCGCATCTGCACCGTCAGTTCCGAGCGCACGCCGAGCCAGCCGCTGCCGGGCGCCGGCGTGCGATCGGGCAACGGCGCCTCCGCCCGGGCACCGACGGTGACCGTCTGCGCGGCCCGCACCGGCGCGGCGGTGGCGGCCCCGGCCGCGAGGCCGAGGAGAGCGAGTACTGCGCGGGATCGCATCGTACCGAGCCCCGTCAGTACCAGTCCTGCGTGCGGCTGGCGTCTCGCAGCGCCACGGCACGCGCCACCTGCCGTTCCGCCCGCACACTCGCGAGCAGCCCGTTCATGAAGGGATCGGTCGGCGCCGCGCGCACCGCCTCTTCGGCGGCGGCCACGAAGTACTCGAGCGCGGCGTAGCGCCGCTCCGAATCCACCCCGGTCGACGCCCCGCCCTCGGCATCCAGCAACTGACGGTAGCGCACGATCGCGTCCATCATCGCGCGCTCCGCCTGCTGCATCGCCTCGGCGGCTTCCTCGACCGTGGTCGGCTCGGCCGACACGAATCCCAGACCGCCCGCGGCGGCCTGCGCCACCGGGCCGGTGGCCGGAACCAGCCCGGCCCGGTCCATCGTGGCCCCGAGTCCGGTTCCCGACAGGAAGAGCAGGACCGCCGCGGCCGATTTCATCCACCCCGGCGTACGGGCCAGCGTCGAGCGCAGTCCTCCCTCGGACTGCACGAGGCCTTCGCTCACCAGCCGCGCCTCGAGCACCGCCCAGTCGCCGCGCGGCGGGCGCACGTCGGGAAGGCGCCCGAGCGCCTCGGTGGTCTCGCGCACGAGTTCGAGTTCGGCGGCGCAGTCGGGGCAGGCCGCGAGATGGGCCTTCTCGGCCTCGTTCGGCGCCTCGTCGACGAGACGCGCAATCGTGTCGGGGGTCAGGTGCTCCATGCTTCCACTCCCTGATCTACATCTTCGTGGCCCACCGGTCCGAGCAGGGACCGCATGCGCGCACGCGCTTTGAACAACTGGGACTTCGACGTTCCGGACGCCACGCCGAGCACTTCGCCGATCTCCTCGTGGGTGTAGCCCTCCACATCGTGGAGGATCAGCACCTGCCGCATGCCGTTGGGCAGGCGGTCGAGCGCCTCCTCGAGGCGGGTCTGCAGCAGGGCGTCGCCGGTGCGCGGGTCGACGGGAACCGCATCGGGCATCGGAGCCTCTCGCTTGGCGCGGGTATCGCTGCGCCGGATGGCCTGCAGCGCCGCATTCACGGCGATGCGATGCAGCCAGGTCGAGAAGCGCGAGTCCCCCCGAAAGGTGGGGAGGGCCCGAATCGCGCGGATCCACGCCTCCTGGGCGTAGTCCTGCGCGAGGTCGTCGTCTCCTGCGATGCGTCGAACCACGGCGTACACCCGGGGCGCGTACCTCTCGTAGAGGGCGCGCACCGCCCGAGCGTCGCCGTCGCCGGCGCGACGGATCAACTGTGCTTCACTCAACGGCCTTCACCTGAAGTCACGGAGTGCCACTTCGAACGTTCTGCAGATTCGATGCCGGTGCGCGTCGGAGGGTTGCCCGACATCGGCCTCGGGGGCCGGCGAGCGCGAGACCGGGCCACGGGCCGCCGCCGGTTGCGGAATCCGACCCCGCCGCGCAATCTCCGCCCGGCTCACCCCCGCCCTGCGATTCCCCTCCCGATTCGGACCCCGACGCCGCGCCATGAACGACGTCCAGCCCGGTGCCACGCACCTTGAATGTACCGCCACCGGCGAGCGTTTCGACAGCGAGGCGCTTCACACCCTCTCGCCGGCGGGCAAGCCGCTGTTCGCGCGGTACGACCTCGACGCGCTCCGCGGCCGCTTCACTCCGGAATCTCTGCGGGGCCGGCGCCCCGACCTGTGGCGCTACGCCGAGGTACTCCCCGTGCGCGATCCGGCGGCCCGGATCTGCCTGGGCGAGGGGTTCACGCCCCTCCTCGACGCCCCCCGCTTCGCCGACCGCATCGGCATGGGCGGCGGGCGGGTGTGGGTGAAGGACGAGGGGCAGAATCCCACCGGGAGTTTCAAGGCGCGCGGGCTCGGGATGGCCGTGTCCAGGGCGAAGGAGCTGGGCGCATCGGCGGTGGCGCTGCCCTCGGCCGGCAACGCGGGGTCGGCCGCCGCGGCCTACGGGGCCGCCGCCGGACTGCCGGTGCACGTGGTGGTGCCGCGCGACACCCCGCGGCCGATCGTGGAGGAGATCCGCGCGCTGGGTGCCGACCTCCAGCTGATCGACGGCCTCATCGACGACTGCGGCCGGGTGGTGAAGCAGGGCGTGGAGGAGAAGGGCTGGTTCGCCCTCTCCACCCTGAAGGAGCCCTACCGCGTGGAGGGGAAGAAGACGATGGGCTACGAGCTGTTCGAGCAGCTCGGCGGACGGCTGCCCGACGTGATCCTCTACC contains the following coding sequences:
- a CDS encoding PDZ domain-containing protein; this encodes MRSRAVLALLGLAAGAATAAPVRAAQTVTVGARAEAPLPDRTPAPGSGWLGVRSELTVQMRADGSNAQASQLTITDVYRGGPAWAAGIRPGDVVVGLNGLPLRLDRFQSLAQRLVPGDPVALTVRRGARQFDLSLEASARPGAEVLGPQQLQIALDSTRVAFLARLDSVERTLPSEMPFRVELKRIEADSVREVEVRQEAGVGTWVIRTGDGVFEWTSTGDSRTPQAFTAWAFHTDSTRGRGPLRADSLRVVVSTTPDRVARPPAPNAVGVVTPRSPETERTVRPLAPYVAGLNRVAGAEFTPLTGELATYFQAEDGLLVTDVAEGTPAGDAGLTPGDVIIAVRGRRVTTVDQLRSALSAAESTPLLTVLRRGRRLELRLPG
- a CDS encoding sigma-70 family RNA polymerase sigma factor, encoding MIRRAGDGDARAVRALYERYAPRVYAVVRRIAGDDDLAQDYAQEAWIRAIRALPTFRGDSRFSTWLHRIAVNAALQAIRRSDTRAKREAPMPDAVPVDPRTGDALLQTRLEEALDRLPNGMRQVLILHDVEGYTHEEIGEVLGVASGTSKSQLFKARARMRSLLGPVGHEDVDQGVEAWST
- a CDS encoding threonine synthase, producing MNDVQPGATHLECTATGERFDSEALHTLSPAGKPLFARYDLDALRGRFTPESLRGRRPDLWRYAEVLPVRDPAARICLGEGFTPLLDAPRFADRIGMGGGRVWVKDEGQNPTGSFKARGLGMAVSRAKELGASAVALPSAGNAGSAAAAYGAAAGLPVHVVVPRDTPRPIVEEIRALGADLQLIDGLIDDCGRVVKQGVEEKGWFALSTLKEPYRVEGKKTMGYELFEQLGGRLPDVILYPTGGGTGLIGMWKAFDEMEALGWIGAERPRMVTVQASGCAPMVRAFEAGASFAEPWRGAATYASGLRVPGAVGDFLILRALRESGGTAVAISDAEMAEWVAHLGRDTGVFAAPEGGAVAAAAARLRASGFIGSDDEVVLFNTGSGLKYVGMEPV